One Brachyspira hampsonii genomic window, AGAAAGTTTTTATTTAAGAAATTATCAGATAAAACTTCTGATATTGATAAGGTAAATAAATTTCTTAGTGAAGGAAGAAATGATATTGCCTTATTAAAACTTAAAGAAATTTTAGCTAAAGATAAGTCAGGCATAAAAAGAGCTGAGATACATTCTATGATGGGTGACTGCTATGCCAAGATGGAAGAATATTCTTTTGCAATAGTAGAATACAGACATGCTATAGATGAAGGGTATAATAATCCTGAAACTATTTTATCATTATCCAGAGCTTTAAATAAAATTGGTAAAAAGGAAGAAGCATTAGCTCAATATCTTACACTTTTTAATATAGAAGATTATAAACTTGTGGTTGCACTAGAAATAGGTGTAATCTATTATGAAAATAGACAGTATGAAACAGCAATAAAGTATTTTGATGAAGCATTAGATATACAGCCTAATAATTCAGAAGCCTTAAAATATAGAGCTTTTTGTTTTGTTAATATGGGCAATTTCAATGATGCTATATCTGCTATGAATAATATATACAAGAAATTTCAAGATGATCCTTTGTTGAATTATAATTTAGGAAGAGCTTATAGAGGAAGAGAAGATTATAAATCTGCTATAAGGTACTATTCCAATTCTTATAAAGACAAAGAGTATGCTGTTAAATCATTATATGAAATGGGTCTTTGTTATATTAAATTAGAAAATATTGAGGCTGCTATAAACACTTTGGAAAAAGCTATAAGTTATGATAGTTATGATAAAGAATTAAATTTGGCTATACTTTATACTCTTTCTGAATGTTATGATATAGTGGGAAATATAAATAAATCTATGGAGATATTAGAAAGTATAATTGTAATAGATCCTAATTATAAAGATGCTAATGAGAAACTCAACAATTATAAAGATTCAAGATACAGCGAAAATATTAAAAAATTCTTTAAATTGGAGGGAGATGAA contains:
- a CDS encoding tetratricopeptide repeat protein, with the translated sequence MNNIAIIVFICVFITLLLIVRKFLFKKLSDKTSDIDKVNKFLSEGRNDIALLKLKEILAKDKSGIKRAEIHSMMGDCYAKMEEYSFAIVEYRHAIDEGYNNPETILSLSRALNKIGKKEEALAQYLTLFNIEDYKLVVALEIGVIYYENRQYETAIKYFDEALDIQPNNSEALKYRAFCFVNMGNFNDAISAMNNIYKKFQDDPLLNYNLGRAYRGREDYKSAIRYYSNSYKDKEYAVKSLYEMGLCYIKLENIEAAINTLEKAISYDSYDKELNLAILYTLSECYDIVGNINKSMEILESIIVIDPNYKDANEKLNNYKDSRYSENIKKFFKLEGDEFIDAALKVVASIGLIPYSSKVTDKKYIIVFAKESNSPHSPKKIVYFRTSYSPIFNDELVNLYDYAVNANIANSILITCAMVSPDAIRYAAMSRIDIVGIKRLENLLDKSNLTNLPVGVTRTEEKLNWIL